One Streptomyces sp. NBC_00223 genomic window carries:
- a CDS encoding ABC transporter permease, producing the protein MGKRAGAEPPVVDDRRWRPRVLSGPRVPRRPSGPSGPRGPRAPRTGGFRSRGGGVPLPLLVPALFGLVFLLLPLLALLVRAPWRGLPHQLTSTEVWQALRLSLETATSATAVTLVLGVPLAWLLARTAFPGRRIVRALVTLPLVLPPVVGGVALLLALGRNGIVGRWLDSAFGVTLPFTTAGVVVAEAFVAMPFLVISVEGTLRAADVRYEEAAATLGASRFTAFRRVTLPMIAPGVAAGAVLAWARALGEFGATITFAGNFPGRTQTMPLAVYLALQDDPEAAIALSLVLLAVSVAVLAGLRDRWTGAV; encoded by the coding sequence ATGGGGAAGCGCGCGGGCGCCGAACCGCCGGTCGTCGACGACCGGCGGTGGCGCCCGCGCGTCCTGAGCGGCCCGCGCGTCCCCCGTCGCCCGAGCGGTCCAAGCGGACCCCGCGGACCCCGCGCCCCCCGTACCGGTGGCTTCCGGAGCAGAGGCGGCGGGGTGCCGCTGCCCCTGCTGGTGCCCGCCCTGTTCGGCCTGGTGTTCCTGCTGCTGCCGCTGCTGGCCCTGCTGGTACGGGCGCCCTGGCGCGGCCTTCCGCACCAGCTGACCAGTACGGAGGTCTGGCAGGCGCTGCGGCTCTCGCTGGAGACCGCGACCTCGGCGACCGCCGTGACGCTGGTGCTCGGTGTGCCGCTGGCCTGGCTACTGGCCAGGACCGCCTTCCCCGGGCGGCGGATCGTACGGGCCCTGGTGACGCTGCCGCTGGTGCTGCCGCCGGTGGTGGGCGGCGTGGCGCTGCTGCTCGCGCTCGGCCGCAACGGGATCGTCGGCCGGTGGCTCGACTCGGCGTTCGGCGTCACCCTGCCGTTCACCACCGCGGGGGTGGTGGTCGCCGAGGCGTTCGTGGCGATGCCCTTCCTGGTGATCAGCGTGGAGGGGACACTGCGGGCCGCCGATGTGCGGTACGAGGAGGCCGCCGCGACGCTGGGCGCCTCGCGGTTCACGGCCTTCCGTCGGGTGACGCTGCCGATGATCGCGCCGGGCGTGGCGGCCGGCGCGGTGCTGGCCTGGGCGCGGGCGCTCGGCGAGTTCGGGGCCACGATCACCTTCGCGGGCAATTTCCCCGGCCGTACGCAGACGATGCCGCTGGCCGTCTATCTCGCGCTCCAGGACGACCCGGAGGCCGCGATCGCGCTGAGTCTGGTGCTGCTCGCGGTGTCCGTCGCGGTGCTGGCGGGGCTGCGCGACCGCTGGACGGGGGCGGTGTGA
- a CDS encoding ABC transporter ATP-binding protein — MSAEGKPADGTPEPTADGLDAHLVLDRGTFRLDVRLTAAPGEVLALLGPNGAGKTTALRALAGLAPLTGGRLRLDGVALEDPARRLRTAPERRPVGVIFQDYLLFPHLTALENVAFGPRCQGMPRGEARALAADLLERMGLTDHAAVKPRRLSGGQAQRVALARALATGPRLLLLDEPLAALDARARLDVRAELRRHLAEFEAVAVLVTHDPLDAMVLADRLVVVEHGEVVQEGTPAEIARRPRTDYIARLVGLNLYQGAADGHTVRLGPELALTTTEKLYGPVFVAFPPSAVALHRDRPESSARNAWRARISGMESHGDQIRVALTGSADGLPLAADLTTVAVAELDLRTGSEVWASVKAAQTHAYPA, encoded by the coding sequence GTGAGCGCCGAGGGAAAGCCCGCGGACGGGACGCCGGAACCGACGGCCGACGGACTCGACGCCCATCTCGTGCTGGACCGCGGTACGTTCCGCCTCGACGTGCGACTGACGGCCGCGCCCGGCGAGGTGCTGGCGCTGCTCGGGCCGAACGGCGCGGGGAAGACCACCGCGCTGCGCGCCCTGGCCGGGCTGGCCCCGCTGACCGGCGGCCGGCTGCGGCTCGACGGCGTCGCCCTGGAGGACCCCGCGCGGCGGCTGCGGACCGCGCCCGAGCGGCGGCCGGTCGGCGTGATCTTCCAGGACTATCTGCTCTTCCCGCACTTGACCGCCCTGGAGAACGTGGCCTTCGGGCCGCGCTGCCAGGGGATGCCCAGGGGCGAGGCGCGGGCGCTGGCCGCGGATCTGCTGGAGCGGATGGGCCTGACCGACCACGCGGCCGTCAAACCGCGGCGGTTGTCCGGTGGGCAGGCCCAACGGGTCGCTTTGGCGCGGGCGTTGGCCACCGGGCCGCGGCTGCTGCTGCTCGACGAGCCGCTGGCCGCGCTGGACGCCCGGGCCCGGCTGGACGTACGGGCCGAACTGCGCCGCCATCTGGCCGAGTTCGAGGCGGTGGCGGTGCTGGTCACCCACGATCCGCTGGACGCGATGGTGCTCGCCGACCGGCTGGTCGTCGTCGAGCACGGCGAGGTCGTCCAGGAGGGCACCCCGGCGGAGATCGCCCGCCGCCCCCGTACCGACTACATCGCCCGGCTGGTCGGCCTCAACCTCTACCAGGGCGCGGCCGACGGTCACACCGTGCGGCTCGGGCCCGAACTCGCCCTGACCACCACGGAGAAGCTGTACGGCCCGGTGTTCGTCGCCTTCCCGCCGAGCGCGGTCGCCCTGCACCGGGACCGGCCCGAGTCCAGCGCGCGCAACGCCTGGCGGGCCCGGATCAGCGGCATGGAGTCGCACGGCGACCAGATCCGGGTCGCCCTGACCGGGTCGGCCGACGGGC